The following proteins are encoded in a genomic region of Populus trichocarpa isolate Nisqually-1 chromosome 13, P.trichocarpa_v4.1, whole genome shotgun sequence:
- the LOC7487709 gene encoding uncharacterized protein LOC7487709 produces the protein MEDLSKFAHSPAHLAVACRDYATLRQVISALPRLAKAGEVNTEEESLVAEQQADSVSAVIDRRDVPGRETPLHLAVRLRDPISAEILMAAGADWSLQNENGWSALQEAVCTREETIAMIIARHYQPLAWAKWCRRLPRIVASAARIHDFYMEITFHFESSVIPFIGRIAPSDTYRIWKRGSNLRADMTLAGFDGFRIQRSDQTFLFLGEGYSSEDGNISLAPGSLVVLAHKEKEVTNALEGAGAQPTEAEVAHEVALMSQTNMYRPGIDVTQAELVPHLNWRRQERTEMVGNWKAKVYDMLHVMVSVKSRRVPGAMTDEELFAVDDEERLGNVAENDEFDDVLTAEERKQLDSALRTGNSDGVGDDEEPSVEHQENGPGGIFENGDSNGSIKEKKSWFGWKNKGSKNTSDDPEDSKILKKFSKLAPEGGTQKPVDHQKSSESAREDMADAKKGKDKSSKKKKKKGPSSESKHESEYKKGLRPVLWLTPDFPLKTEELLPLLDILANKVKAIRRLRELLTTKLPLGTFPVKVAIPIVPTIRVLVTFTKFEELQPSEEFSTPLSSPAHFQEAKSKESEGASSWISWMRGSRGGQSSDSDSHRYKDEIDPFLIPADYTWVDATEKKRRMKAKKAKNKKHRKQAAARGEEGRAQHLSEDVEE, from the exons ATGGAAGATTTGTCCAAGTTTGCTCATAGTCCTGCCCATTTGGCAGTTGCATGCCGAGATTATGCTACCCTTAGGCAAGTTATCTCAGCCCTCCCACGTCTTGCCAAGGCTGGTGAAGTCAATACTGAAGAAGAGTCTCTTGTTGCTGAGCAACAGGCGGATTCTGTCTCTGCTGTCATTGACCGCCGGGATGTTCCTGGCAGAGAAACTCCTTTGCACCTTGCTGTCAGGCTGCGGGATCCAATCTCCGCTGAGATTTTAATGGCAGCCGGTGCTGATTGGAGTCTGCAGAATGAGAATGGCTGGAGTGCACTTCAAGAAGCAGTTTGCACGAGAGAGGAGACAATCGCCATGATAATTGCTCGGCATTACCAGCCTCTTGCTTGGGCAAAATGGTGTCGAAGGCTCCCGCGGATTGTTGCTTCAGCAGCTCGtattcatgatttttatatGGAGATAACTTTTCATTTTGAGAGTTCTGTCATCCCATTTATTGGTCGTATTGCCCCGTCAGATACTTACCGCATTTGGAAGCGTGGTTCTAACCTCCGTGCTGATATGACTCTTGCTGGCTTTGATGGTTTTCGCATTCAGAGGTCAGATCAAACATTTCTATTTCTCGGGGAGGGATACTCTTCAGAGGATGGCAATATATCTTTGGCACCAGGTTCTTTGGTTGTTCTTGCCCATAAGGAAAAGGAGGTTACAAATGCTTTGGAGGGGGCTGGTGCCCAACCAACTGAAGCAGAAGTTGCCCATGAAGTGGCTTTGATGTCTCAAACTAATATGTATAGGCCAGGCATTGACGTCACTCAAGCAGAGCTTGTTCCACATTTGAATTGGAGGCGGCAAGAGAGGACAGAAATGGTTGGAAATTGGAAGGCCAAAGTTTATGACATGCTTCATGTTATGGTCAGTGTGAAGTCAAGACGGGTTCCTGGTGCTATGACTGATGAGGAGCTTTTTGCGGTGGATGATGAAGAGAGATTAGGAAATGTTGCTGAAAATgatgagtttgatgatgtgttgACTGCTGAGGAGAGGAAACAGTTAGATTCTGCACTTCGTACGGGGAACTCGGATGGTGTTGGTGATGATGAGGAACCTAGTGTTGAGCACCAAGAAAATGGCCCTGGAGGAATCTTTGAAAATGGCGACTCTAATGGTTCTAttaaggagaagaagagttggTTTGGTTGGAAGAACAAAGGTTCAAAGAACACTAGTGATGATCCTGAAGATTCAAAGATCttgaaaaaattttcaaaattagcaCCAGAAGGTGGCACCCAGAAACCTGTTGATCATCAAAAATCATCTGAATCTGCTAGGGAGGATATGGCTGATGCcaagaaaggaaaagataaaagcagcaagaagaagaagaagaaagggccCAGTAGCGAATCTAAGCATGAGAGTGAGTACAAGAAGGGTTTGAGACCTGTCTTGTGGCTCACACCAGATTTTCCTTTGAAAACTGAGGAGCTCCTGCCTTTACTTGACATATTAGCCAACAAAGTCAAGGCTATTAGGAGACTCAGAGAGCTTTTGACAACAAAACTTCCCCTGGGAACATTTCCTGTCAAG GTTGCCATCCCTATTGTCCCAACTATTCGGGTGCTTGTTACTTTTACAAAATTTGAGGAGCTACAGCCATCAGAAGAATTCTCAACACCTCTCTCCAGCCCAGCTCATTTCCAGGAGGCGAAGTCCAAGGAATCTGAAGGGGCTTCATCGTGGATTTCATGGATGAGGGGGAGTCGAGGTGGGCAATCAAGTGATAGTGATAGTCACCGGTACAAGGATGAGATTGATCCTTTCCTCATACCAGCAGACTATACTTGGGTTGATGCCACTGAGAAGAAACGCCGCATGAAAGCCAAGAAAGCCAAGAACAAGAAACACAGGAAACAAGCTGCAGCCAGAGGTGAGGAAGGGCGGGCACAACATTTGAGTGAAGATGTGGAAGAATAA
- the LOC7474627 gene encoding uncharacterized protein LOC7474627 isoform X1, whose product MNTEPLNQKSLERVVSQKALQIGSSFPCQICVVGFLSGVCLTSLFLAALTSLGTFEFGGISFSSISLGNSPLNSSSSGFFNTVTSADCKFKRKEIFTERWVDSKRSENGVDDERVSLLHSAWSALLSESVDGEIAFWQSSGLGKSAVPNAPHLENCKLSEQINEHLDKRAENERLPPWTTWKGLLNAHPASMPTEQLRYFRHQAIPEGAYPPWITGSDEENYPLTRKVQRDIWLHQHPENCRDPNIRFLVAEWERLPGFGIGAQLAGMCGLLAIAINEKRVLVTSYYNRADHDGCKGSLRSSWSCYFFPETSQECRDHAFELMGNKEALERGMVTTKDNYTSKEIWTGRTPRVWGEPWRFLQPTTEINGSLVASHRKMDRRWWRAQAIRYLMRFQTPYMCGLMNVARNAAFGKEVAKMFLTSLGKEWPKDFGNKRRSDIEEFVWSNHRPWIPRPLLSMHVRMGDKACEMKVVEFEGYMHLAERIRQRFPQLKSVWLSTEMQEVINKSKLYTNWNFYYTNVTRQVGNATMAAYEASLGRKTSTNYPLVNFLMAAEADFFVGALGSTWCFLIDGMRNTGGKVMAGYLSVNKDRFW is encoded by the exons atgaatacgGAGCCACTGAACCAGAAATCTCTTGAGAGAGTGGTGTCACAGAAAGCTTTACAAATTGGCAGTTCATTTCCATGTCAAATTTGTGTGGTGGGTTTTCTTAGTGGAGTTTGTCTCACCTCTTTGTTTTTGGCTGCTCTTACTTCACTGGGGACTTTTGAGTTTGGTGgcatttcattttcttccatCTCTCTGGGAAATTCTCCTTTGAATTCTTCAAGTTCTGGGTTTTTCA ATACAGTTACAAGTGCAGACtgcaaatttaaaagaaaggaaatcttTACAGAGAGGTGGGTTGACTCAAAGAGAAGTGAAAATGGGGTCGATGATGAGAGAGTTTCATTATTACATTCAGCTTGGAGTGCCTTACTATCCGAATCAGTAGATGGAGAAATTGCATTCTGGCAAAGTTCCGGACTTGGGAAATCTGCCGTGCCAAATGCCCCTCATTTGGAGAACTGCAAGTTGAGTGAACAAATAAATGAACATCTTGATAAGCGTGCTGAGAATGAGAGGCTTCCTCCTTGGACAACTTGGAAGGGATTATTAAACGCACACCCTGCATCTATGCCCACTGAGCAACTGAGGTACTTTAGGCATCAAGCAATACCTGAAGGTGCTTATCCTCCCTGG ATTACTGGATCGGATGAAGAAAACTATCCTCTTACTAGGAAAGTGCAGCGTGACATATGGCTCCATCAGCATCCTGAGAACTGCAGGGATCCTAATATAAGATTTCTGGTTGCTGAGTGGGAGAGGTTACCTGGTTTTGGTATTGGAGCTCAGCTAGCTGGAATGTGTGGGCTTCTTGCTATTGCAATCAATGAGAAAAGAGTCCTTGTTACCAGCTACTATAATCGAGCCGACCATGATGGTTGTAAAG GTTCTTTGCGCTCCAGTTGGTCTTGCTACTTTTTTCCAGAAACATCCCAAGAATGTCGAGATCATGCTTTTGAGCTAATGGGTAATAAAGAAGCATTGGAAAGGGGAATGGTAACTACAAAAGACAATTACACATCAAAAGAAATATGGACTGGACGGACTCCAAG GGTATGGGGCGAACCGTGGAGGTTCTTGCAACCAACAACAGAAATAAATGGGAGTTTGGTTGCGTCTCATCGTAAAATGGATCGAAGATGGTGGAGAGCACAG GCAATACGCTACTTGATGAGATTTCAAACTCCGTATATGTGCGGTTTGATGAATGTTGCCCGAAATGCTGCTTTTGGGAAGGAAGTTGCAAAGATGTTTCTTACAAGTCTCGGCAAGGAATGGCCAAAG GATTTTGGGAACAAGAGAAGGTCAGATATTGAAGAGTTTGTATGGTCCAATCACAGACCATGGATTCCTAGGCCATTGTTGAGCATGCATGTAAGAATGGGAGACAAGGCATGTGAGATGAAGGTAGTTGAGTTTGAAGGTTACATGCATCTTGCTGAGCGGATCAGGCAGCGTTTCCCACAACTCAAGAGCGTTTGGCTATCAACTGAAATGCAG GAAGTTATCAACAAGTCGAAGCTATACACGAACTGGAATTTCTACTACACGAATGTAACACGCCAAGTTGGGAACGCGACAATGGCCGCATATGAGGCAAGTCTGGGCAGGAAAACCAGCACAAACTATCCCCTTGTTAATTTCTTGATGGCAGCAGAAGCTGACTTTTTCGTCGGAGCATTGGGTTCAACATGGTGCTTTCTCATAGATGGCATGAGGAATACTGGAGGGAAAGTAATGGCAGGTTACTTGAGCGTCAACAAAGATCGGTTCTGGTAG
- the LOC7474627 gene encoding uncharacterized protein LOC7474627 isoform X2 — translation MNTEPLNQKSLERVVSQKALQIGSSFPCQICVVGFLSGVCLTSLFLAALTSLGTFEFGGISFSSISLGNSPLNSSSSGFFNTVTSADCKFKRKEIFTERWVDSKRSENGVDDERVSLLHSAWSALLSESVDGEIAFWQSSGLGKSAVPNAPHLENCKLSEQINEHLDKRAENERLPPWTTWKGLLNAHPASMPTEQLRYFRHQAIPEGAYPPWITGSDEENYPLTRKVQRDIWLHQHPENCRDPNIRFLVAEWERLPGFGIGAQLAGMCGLLAIAINEKRVLVTSYYNRADHDGCKGSLRSSWSCYFFPETSQECRDHAFELMGNKEALERGMVTTKDNYTSKEIWTGRTPRVWGEPWRFLQPTTEINGSLVASHRKMDRRWWRAQDFGNKRRSDIEEFVWSNHRPWIPRPLLSMHVRMGDKACEMKVVEFEGYMHLAERIRQRFPQLKSVWLSTEMQEVINKSKLYTNWNFYYTNVTRQVGNATMAAYEASLGRKTSTNYPLVNFLMAAEADFFVGALGSTWCFLIDGMRNTGGKVMAGYLSVNKDRFW, via the exons atgaatacgGAGCCACTGAACCAGAAATCTCTTGAGAGAGTGGTGTCACAGAAAGCTTTACAAATTGGCAGTTCATTTCCATGTCAAATTTGTGTGGTGGGTTTTCTTAGTGGAGTTTGTCTCACCTCTTTGTTTTTGGCTGCTCTTACTTCACTGGGGACTTTTGAGTTTGGTGgcatttcattttcttccatCTCTCTGGGAAATTCTCCTTTGAATTCTTCAAGTTCTGGGTTTTTCA ATACAGTTACAAGTGCAGACtgcaaatttaaaagaaaggaaatcttTACAGAGAGGTGGGTTGACTCAAAGAGAAGTGAAAATGGGGTCGATGATGAGAGAGTTTCATTATTACATTCAGCTTGGAGTGCCTTACTATCCGAATCAGTAGATGGAGAAATTGCATTCTGGCAAAGTTCCGGACTTGGGAAATCTGCCGTGCCAAATGCCCCTCATTTGGAGAACTGCAAGTTGAGTGAACAAATAAATGAACATCTTGATAAGCGTGCTGAGAATGAGAGGCTTCCTCCTTGGACAACTTGGAAGGGATTATTAAACGCACACCCTGCATCTATGCCCACTGAGCAACTGAGGTACTTTAGGCATCAAGCAATACCTGAAGGTGCTTATCCTCCCTGG ATTACTGGATCGGATGAAGAAAACTATCCTCTTACTAGGAAAGTGCAGCGTGACATATGGCTCCATCAGCATCCTGAGAACTGCAGGGATCCTAATATAAGATTTCTGGTTGCTGAGTGGGAGAGGTTACCTGGTTTTGGTATTGGAGCTCAGCTAGCTGGAATGTGTGGGCTTCTTGCTATTGCAATCAATGAGAAAAGAGTCCTTGTTACCAGCTACTATAATCGAGCCGACCATGATGGTTGTAAAG GTTCTTTGCGCTCCAGTTGGTCTTGCTACTTTTTTCCAGAAACATCCCAAGAATGTCGAGATCATGCTTTTGAGCTAATGGGTAATAAAGAAGCATTGGAAAGGGGAATGGTAACTACAAAAGACAATTACACATCAAAAGAAATATGGACTGGACGGACTCCAAG GGTATGGGGCGAACCGTGGAGGTTCTTGCAACCAACAACAGAAATAAATGGGAGTTTGGTTGCGTCTCATCGTAAAATGGATCGAAGATGGTGGAGAGCACAG GATTTTGGGAACAAGAGAAGGTCAGATATTGAAGAGTTTGTATGGTCCAATCACAGACCATGGATTCCTAGGCCATTGTTGAGCATGCATGTAAGAATGGGAGACAAGGCATGTGAGATGAAGGTAGTTGAGTTTGAAGGTTACATGCATCTTGCTGAGCGGATCAGGCAGCGTTTCCCACAACTCAAGAGCGTTTGGCTATCAACTGAAATGCAG GAAGTTATCAACAAGTCGAAGCTATACACGAACTGGAATTTCTACTACACGAATGTAACACGCCAAGTTGGGAACGCGACAATGGCCGCATATGAGGCAAGTCTGGGCAGGAAAACCAGCACAAACTATCCCCTTGTTAATTTCTTGATGGCAGCAGAAGCTGACTTTTTCGTCGGAGCATTGGGTTCAACATGGTGCTTTCTCATAGATGGCATGAGGAATACTGGAGGGAAAGTAATGGCAGGTTACTTGAGCGTCAACAAAGATCGGTTCTGGTAG
- the LOC7474628 gene encoding uncharacterized protein LOC7474628 isoform X1 — MGCSLFACFTACKHRKCRHLVNVTPSKPHDDGATEPSKVHEPKKQEGVPQVPIEPILESKENLEEQMSCNEKKKLTFNLNVETYEGLFTDEEVINNVVEYKEEERESENKEEEPSNVNKSVTNVVASNVGCYPPNNRYQNRVDEEDYEDLDLEASDLNDAVQVLIQEESSESLFSLSIDSRKQVYGAELGEKEVTSPMPKGESPPKEEPKLVGSNQNARVRSRLDDNVLNPVENLTQWKVAKARATSPWQHEDKENVNVEQDFDKNISPETIFKLYRKDSKENPKQKKLVDQEIAVDTSLSSWLATPPMSKGSPSSVGNSPSARSCSPRSHEDRPILGALTVEDLEQHSASNTPRRSRSLTPVETPLTGTVGSYWIHTGRVVESDSGSSSKGMLRTKKVEDEKMKWNSIPFEERLDRALEGAIAQV; from the exons ATGGGCTGCTCCCTTTTCGCTTGTTTCACTGCTTGTAAGCATAGAAAATGTAGACATTTGGTGAATGTAACTCCATCTAAACCTCAT GATGATGGAGCTACTGAACCTTCGAAAGTTCATGAACCCAAAAAGCAAGAGGGAGTTCCTCAGGTGCCCATTGAGCCCATTTTGGAATCAAA AGAGAATCTTGAGGAGCAAATGAGCTGcaatgagaaaaagaaattgacttttaatttgAATGTCGAAACCTACGAGGGTTTATTTACTGATGAAGAAGTTATCAACAACGTAGTAGAGtacaaagaagaagagagagagtctgaaaacaaagaagaagaaccaTCAAACGTGAACAAATCAGTTACTAACGTGGTTGCATCAAATGTCGGATGTTATCCTCCAAATAACAGATATCAAAATCGTGTTGACGAAGAAGATTATGAAGATTTGGACTTGGAAGCTAGTGATTTGAATGATGCTGTTCAAGTATTGATTCAAGAAGAGTCATCCGAGTCTTTGTTTTCATTATCAATTGATTCAAGAAAACAGGTGTATGGAGCTGAATTGGGTGAAAAGGAGGTTACTAGTCCCATGCCAAAAGGTGAATCACCACCTAAGGAGGAGCCTAAGCTAGTGGGGTCCAATCAAAATGCTCGAGTTAGGAGTCGGCTTGATGACAACGTTCTGAATCCAGTAGAAAATCTAACTCAATGGAAAGTAGCCAAAGCAAGAGCAACCTCACCATGGCAGCATGAAGACAAGGAAAATGTCAATGTAGAGCAAGATTTTGACAAGAACATTAGTCCGGAGACTATTTTCAAGTTGTACAGAAAAGATTCAAAAGAGAATCCCAAGCAGAAGAAGCTGGTGGATCAAGAAATTGCAGTGGATACTAGCCTATCAAGTTGGTTGGCCACACCGCCCATGTCCAAGGGTAGCCCTAGTTCTGTTGGGAACTCACCATCTGCAAGGAGTTGTTCGCCAAGAAGTCATGAAGATAGGCCTATTTTAGGAGCATTGACAGTTGAGGATCTTGAACAACATTCTGCTTCTAATACTCCAAGACGGTCGAGGAGTTTGACTCCTGTCGAAACTCCTCTTACAGGGACTGTTGGAAGCTACTGGATTCATACTGGACGGGTTGTGGAATCAGATTCAGGCTCTTCCAGCAAAGGAATGCTTAGAACAAAAAAAGTAGAG GATGAGAAGATGAAATGGAATTCTATTCCATTCGAGGAAAGATTGGACAGAGCTTTGGAAGGAGCCATTGCTCAAGTGTAG
- the LOC7474628 gene encoding uncharacterized protein LOC7474628 isoform X2 — protein MGCSLFACFTACKHRKCRHLVNVTPSKPHDDGATEPSKVHEPKKQEGVPQVPIEPILESKENLEEQMSCNEKKKLTFNLNVETYEGLFTDEEVINNVVEYKEEERESENKEEEPSNVNKSVTNVVASNVGCYPPNNRYQNRVDEEDYEDLDLEASDLNDAVQVLIQEESSESLFSLSIDSRKQVYGAELGEKEVTSPMPKGESPPKEEPKLVGSNQNARVRSRLDDNVLNPVENLTQWKVAKARATSPWQHEDKENVNVEQDFDKNISPETIFKLYRKDSKENPKQKKLVDQEIAVDTSLSSWLATPPMSKGSPSSVGNSPSARSCSPRSHEDRPILGALTVEDLEQHSASNTPRRSRSLTPVETPLTGTVGSYWIHTGRVVESDSGSSSKGMLRTKKDEKMKWNSIPFEERLDRALEGAIAQV, from the exons ATGGGCTGCTCCCTTTTCGCTTGTTTCACTGCTTGTAAGCATAGAAAATGTAGACATTTGGTGAATGTAACTCCATCTAAACCTCAT GATGATGGAGCTACTGAACCTTCGAAAGTTCATGAACCCAAAAAGCAAGAGGGAGTTCCTCAGGTGCCCATTGAGCCCATTTTGGAATCAAA AGAGAATCTTGAGGAGCAAATGAGCTGcaatgagaaaaagaaattgacttttaatttgAATGTCGAAACCTACGAGGGTTTATTTACTGATGAAGAAGTTATCAACAACGTAGTAGAGtacaaagaagaagagagagagtctgaaaacaaagaagaagaaccaTCAAACGTGAACAAATCAGTTACTAACGTGGTTGCATCAAATGTCGGATGTTATCCTCCAAATAACAGATATCAAAATCGTGTTGACGAAGAAGATTATGAAGATTTGGACTTGGAAGCTAGTGATTTGAATGATGCTGTTCAAGTATTGATTCAAGAAGAGTCATCCGAGTCTTTGTTTTCATTATCAATTGATTCAAGAAAACAGGTGTATGGAGCTGAATTGGGTGAAAAGGAGGTTACTAGTCCCATGCCAAAAGGTGAATCACCACCTAAGGAGGAGCCTAAGCTAGTGGGGTCCAATCAAAATGCTCGAGTTAGGAGTCGGCTTGATGACAACGTTCTGAATCCAGTAGAAAATCTAACTCAATGGAAAGTAGCCAAAGCAAGAGCAACCTCACCATGGCAGCATGAAGACAAGGAAAATGTCAATGTAGAGCAAGATTTTGACAAGAACATTAGTCCGGAGACTATTTTCAAGTTGTACAGAAAAGATTCAAAAGAGAATCCCAAGCAGAAGAAGCTGGTGGATCAAGAAATTGCAGTGGATACTAGCCTATCAAGTTGGTTGGCCACACCGCCCATGTCCAAGGGTAGCCCTAGTTCTGTTGGGAACTCACCATCTGCAAGGAGTTGTTCGCCAAGAAGTCATGAAGATAGGCCTATTTTAGGAGCATTGACAGTTGAGGATCTTGAACAACATTCTGCTTCTAATACTCCAAGACGGTCGAGGAGTTTGACTCCTGTCGAAACTCCTCTTACAGGGACTGTTGGAAGCTACTGGATTCATACTGGACGGGTTGTGGAATCAGATTCAGGCTCTTCCAGCAAAGGAATGCTTAGAACAAAAAAA GATGAGAAGATGAAATGGAATTCTATTCCATTCGAGGAAAGATTGGACAGAGCTTTGGAAGGAGCCATTGCTCAAGTGTAG
- the LOC7487711 gene encoding peroxisome biogenesis protein 12-like isoform X1: MLFQVGGQGTRPTFFEMAAAQQLPASLRAALTYSIGVMALRRPFLHKVLDCEDEFFSLLMLVLETHSLRTTDASFAESLYGLRRRAVKIRVKKEDARPKSGDGIQHSGLEKHQRILSVVFLVVLPYFKSKLHSIYNKEREARLQASLWGNGDETVEDAEYFSGGDASLVSGETLDAEATIRARLTKKIQKIVFSCYPWLHASSEGMSFAYQLLYLLDATGFYSFGLHALGIHVCRATGQELMDTSSRISKIRSNERDRLRGPPWLKTFQGALLSCAYTMLDYAQTGLIAAVFIFKMMEWWYQSAEERMSAPTVYPPPPPPPPPKVAKEGIPLPPDRTICPLCSQMRANPSVVTISGFVFCYACIFKYVSQYNRCPVTLMPANVDHIRRLFHDM, encoded by the exons atgttatTTCAAGTAGGAGGACAAGGGACACGTCCCACCTTCTTCGAGATGGCTGCTGCCCAACAACTCCCCGCCAGTCTCCGTGCTGCCCTTACCTACTCCATTGGT GTAATGGCATTAAGAAGACCGTTTCTGCATAAGGTGTTGGACTGTGAAGATGAATTCTTTTCGTTGCTTATGTTGGTCCTTGAGACTCATAGCTTGCGTACTACag ATGCTTCTTTTGCTGAATCTCTATATGGATTGCGAAGAAGGGCAGTGAAGATAAGAGTAAAGAAGGAAGATGCACGTCCAAAATCAGGGGATGGAATTCAGCACTCTGGTTTAGAAAAGCACCAAAGAATTCTTTCAGTTGTATTTTTG GTTGTGTTGCCTTATTTTAAGTCAAAATTGCATTCAATATATAACAAAGAAAGGGAAGCCAGGCTCCAAGCAAGTTTGTGGGGAAATGGCGATGAAACAGTTGAAGATGCTGAATATTTTAGTGGAGGGGATGCTTCTCTTGTTTCTGGAGAAACATTGGATGCAGAAGCAACTATTAGAGCAcgtttgacaaagaaaattcagaaAATTGTATTTAGTTGCTACCCATGGCTGCATGCTAGTAGTGAAG GAATGTCATTTGCATATCAGCTCTTATATTTGCTGGATGCCACTGGGTTCTATTCGTTTGGACTACATGCACTTGGGATTCATGTTTGTCGAGCTACTGGGCAAGAGCTG ATGGACACTTCTTCTAGAATTTCTAAGATAAGAAGCAATGAACGTGATAGACTTCGTGGCCCCCCATGGCTGAag ACATTTCAAGGTGCATTGCTGAGCTGTGCATATACAATGCTTGACTATGCACAAACTGGCTTAATTGCAGCAGTGTTCATCTTTAAA ATGATGGAGTGGTGGTACCAATCTGCTGAGGAGAGAATGTCAGCTCCAACAGTGTACCCTCCACCCCCACCACCTCCACCCCCAAAG GTTGCCAAAGAGGGGATTCCACTGCCACCTGATAGAACAATCTGCCCATTGTGCTCCCAGATGCGTGCAAATCCTTCTGTTGTTACGATCTCGGGATTTGTTTTCTGTTATGCTTGCATATTCAAATACGTATCTCAG TATAACCGCTGCCCAGTCACATTGATGCCAGCAAACGTTGATCATATAAGGAGGTTGTTCCATGATATGTAG